The following DNA comes from Amycolatopsis albispora.
TGCTGAAGATCAGGCAACCGCCCGCGCGCCCGGCGCTCACCCCGGTGCTGGCACTGGGCCTGCTCGGGCTCGTCGTGCTGGTGCTGACCCCGCTGCTGATGGCGCCGGCGCCGCCGGCCCCCGCGGTCACCGTGGTGCGCGGCAAGATGGGCTCCAAGGTCGACTTCTTCCGCGACGCCACCGTCCAGGAGATCCTGCGGCGCAAGCACTTCGAGGTGATCGTCGACAACTCGGGCTCGCGTGAGGTGGCCACGCACGACATCGACCGCTACGACTTCGTTTTCCCGTCCGGCCAGCCCGCCGCCGACCTGATCATGTCCAGCAGGCTCGGCAGCGGCAAGGACGCGCAGGCCTACGTGCCGTTCGTCAGCCCGATCGTGCTGGCCACCTACCGGCCGTACGCGCTCGCGCTGCAGCACGCCGGCGTGGCCGCGCCGATGACCGCCGGGCGGGAGAAACCGCTGTTCTACGAGGTCGACATCAGCCGGTTCGTCGAGCTGACCGAGCAGGGCAGGCGCTGGAACGACATCGGCATCCGCGAGCACGGCATCCAGAACAACAACCTGGTGCTGGCGCACACCTCCGACGTGTGCCTGTCCAACTCCGGCGGCACCTACCAGGGCCTGATCGCCTACGCCAAGAACGGCAGCCGGATCGCCGCCGCCGAGGACGAGGTGACCGCGCTCGCCGAGTCGCTGAAACCGCTCTACCGCGCGCAGGGCGCGCCGACGCCCGACCGCGTGCCGTACTACCTTTCGCCGGAGGGGCAGCGGATCGCGCCGATCGTGGTGATCTACGAGCACCAGTACCTCGCGCACCAGCTCCGCCGCCCGCCGGGTCAGCCCGACGAGGAACGGGTGCTGCTCTACCCCGCCGACCACTTCGAGACGCAGCCGTCGTTCATCGCGCTCAACGACAACGGCCGCCGCCTCGCCGAGCTGCTGCGCAACGATCCGGAACTGCGGAACCGCGCGGTCGAGCTGGGGTTCCGGGTGCTCGACGCCGAGCAGGACACGGCCAGCCCGCAGCTGACCGGCCTGCTCGCCCAGCGCGGGCTGGAGGCGCCGTCGTCCGGCAACGACCACACCCGTGCCTACCTGCCGCCGGTCGACCTGTTCGAACGCCTCATCACCACGATCGGCGGCTGCCGGTGACCCGCCCGGCGCGGAAGCTCGCCGTGCTGTGCCTGGTGCTCGGGCTGCTCGCGGCGTGCACCTCCGATCCACCGCCGCCGCACACCGTGCTGCGGGTGCTCGCCTCCGACGAACTTTCCGACATGCGGCCGCTGCTCGACGACCTGCGCCGCGAAACCGGGATCGAGCTGCAGCTGGACGAGCGCGGCACGATCGACGCCACCAACGCGCTGAACCCGGGGAACTACCAGCACGACCTGGCCTGGCTGGCCACCGACCGCTTCTTCGAGCTGAAGCTCAAGCAGCTCGGGTACACCGGCGACCGGCCGATCAGCAGCCGGTTCATGTTCACGCCGCTGGCCGTCGGTGTGACCCCGCGCGTGGCGCAATTGCTGCGGACCTCGACGGCCGACCAGCACCTGTCGTGGGCCGATCTGGCCGACCGCTCGGCGAGCGGCGTGGTGCGCTTCGGCATGGCCGATCCGCAGCACGCGGCCAGCGGCCTGTCCGCGCTGATCGGGGTGGCGACCGCGGCCGCGGGCACCGGCGGCGCGCTGCGTGAGGAGGACATCACCTGCGACCGGCTGCGCGGGTTCTTCGCCGGGCGCACACTGACCGCGGAGACCTCGCGGCGGCTCGCCGACGACTACACCGCCCGCCCGGACACCGCGGACGCGCTGATCAACTACGAATCCGTGTTGCTGTCGATGAACGCGAAACTGGCCGAGCCGCTGGAAATCCTGTACCCGCGCGACGGCATCGTGCTCGCCGACTACCCGTTGCTGCTGCTCGACCCGGCCAAGCGCGACAGCTTCCAGCGCGTGTCCGACTGGTTCCGCACCGAGCCGGTGCAGCGCCGGATCATGGAGCAGACGCTGCGCCGCCCGCTCAGCGCCGAAGTGCCGCGTGACCCGCGGTTCGCCGACTTCGGCACGAACACGCTGTACTTCCCCGAGCGCAAGGAAACCGTCGACCGGCTCGCCGCCGCCTACGCCGATCCGCGCTCGCGCGACCCGGCCCACCTGATCTTCGTGCTGGACTTCTCCGCCTCGATGCGCGGGCAGCGGATCGCCGACCTGCGCGCGACCTTCGCCGGTTTCAGCGGCGCGGACACCTCCCCCGAAGGCAAGTTCCTCCGGTTCTACCAAGGGGAACGGCTCACCATCCTGCGCTTCGGCGGCCGGGTGCTCGACGAACGCGAGTTCACCATCACCGGCCAGGCCGATCTCGACGCCCTCCGCGACCACATCGCGGCCGAGCCGGGCGAACAGACCACCGGGGTGTGGTCGGCGCTGGACGCCGCCTACGACAAGGCGGCCACGCTCACCCGCGACCACCCCGAGCAGCCGGTGACGATCATGCTGATGACCGACGGGGAGAACAACACCGGGCTCGGCCTGCCGGAGTTCCTGCGGGAGCACCAGGCGCAGCCACCGGCGGCGAAAGCCGTGCACACCTACACCATCCGCTTCGGCGAAGCCGACCCCGCCGAGCTCGGCCAGGCCGCGAGCGCCACCGGCGGCCGCATGGTCGACGCGAACGCGACCTCGCTTTCCCAGGCCTTCAAGGAGATCCGTGGCTGTCGATAGTCCGTGGTTCTGGCTGCTGATGGTCACCGGCGCGGCGCTGGTGACCGCCGCGGTGGTGCTGTACCTGCGCGGCAGGCGCCGGGCCGCGCCCGGCACCGTCGGCGACCAGCACGAGTTCCTGGTCTACCTCAACGAGCCGCTGGTGATGGACATCCTCCAGTACCAGGGCAACCTGACCGCGCTCAAGCGGCGCGTCGAGGAGTACACCAGGGAAAGCGCGGAAGGCCGTGGTGAAGCCAAAACGCACTGGTTCTCCGTCGGCGGCGGCCGCCAGCGCGAAGGCGCCCGTTCCGAGGCCTACGAAACCGAGGAACAGCCGATCACCGCGATCCGCAAAGTGGTGCGGGCACTGGAAAAGGCCGACGCGATCGTGTACGCGGACTTCCGCAAGGGCGAGGTCAGCGCGCACCGGTCGCTCGCGGGGAACTCGGCCGGGCAGGCGAGGCTGAGCGACAGCCGGATGTTCCTGTCCATCGACGGGCTTTTCCAGGAGTACCAGGAAGGCGACGAGTCGGACAAGGACTACCTGCGGCTGCGCGCGCCCTACACCTCGGGGACCGACCACGTCCGGGTCAAGATCAGCCGGAGCGGGCTGCGCGAGCAGGACGTGCTGCCCGAGGGCCGGGCACCGTTCCCGGCGCGGGTGCTCGGCAAGGTCGAGACCTGGGACGAGGAGGACCGGCTGCTCAAGATGTGGGCGCTGGCGATCTTCCGCTGAGCGCGCGCCCGATGACGCGGGCGCCGTCCGGGAACCGGTCGGGGTCCGGGCCGGAGAAGTTCAGCCGGATGTACGGGCCGGACGGTTCGGCGGGGAACCACTCGTTGCCGGGCGCGATCAGCACACCGTCGGCCTCGCAGTCGCGGGTCAGCTGGTCGAGATCGGTTTCGTCGGGCAGGCGGGCCCACAGGTGCAGCCCGCCGCGGGGCACGGATTCGAGATGCGCCTGCGGAACGTGCTCGGCCAGGCTCGCGACGAGCAGGTCGCGCCGGGCCTTGAGCTGCTGGCGCAACGCACGCAGGTGGGTCCGCCAGCCGGGTTGCGTGACCACGTCGAGCGCCGCGGCCTGCAGGGTTCCGCTGACGTACATGGATTCCGCGCCGCGGTCGGCGAGAATGCGGTCGCGGGCCGGTCCCCTGGCGATCACCGCCGCCACCCGGACGGCGGGCGACACGCTCTTGGTCAGCGACCGCAGGTAGACCACGTGGCCGTTGTCGTCGAGCGCGGCCAGCGGGCGCGCGGTGGTTTCGATGCCGAAGTCGTGTGCCCAGTCGTCCTCGACCAGGAAGGCGCCGCGGGCGCGGACGACCTCCAGGATCCGCTCGCCGCGGTCGGCCTCCCACTGCGCGCCGGTGGGATTGGCGTAGTTGGGCTGGCCGTAGAACACCCGCGCCCCGGTCTCGTCGAAGGCACGCGCGAGTTCGTCGGGGTCGGGGCCCGCCGGTCCACTGGGCACCGGGACCACGTGCGCCCCGGCCTGCGCGGCGGCGAGGATCGCACCCCAGTAGGTCGGCGATTCCAGCAGCAGCGGCTGCCCGAAGCCGACCAGCGCGCGGAAGATCGAGCTCAGCCCGCTCTGGCTGCCGGGAAGGACCACCACGTCGCGGGCGGTGGGCGGGGTCAGCCCGGCGGGCGTGGCTTCGGCGAGTTCGGTGGCGAACCAGGCCCGCAGCTCGGCCAGCCCGGCGGTGGCGGGCCGGGTCAGCGCGGTGTCACCACGCGCGGCACGCGTGAACGCGCTCCGCACCAGCCGTTCCGGCAGCAGCGCGCGGTCCGGGAAACCGGCGTGCAGGCCGATCGCGTCCGGCGACATGCTGCGCAGCGGGGTCGACAGGGCCGGGATCGGCGCCCGCGGTGCGCGCAGGGCGGCGGTCTGCCAGCCGAAGTCGAGCGGGCGGGCGGTGCGCACGGCACGCACGAAGGTGCCCACGCCCGGACGGCTTTCGATCAGCCCCTGCGCGCCGAGCGCCCGCATCGCCTTCTGCACGGTGATCGGGCTGGCACCGTATTCGGCCACCAGCGCGCGGTTCGACGGCACACGCGCGCCCGGCGGTGCCTGGGTGATCCACGCGCGGAGCCCACGCATG
Coding sequences within:
- a CDS encoding substrate-binding domain-containing protein; protein product: MTRPARKLAVLCLVLGLLAACTSDPPPPHTVLRVLASDELSDMRPLLDDLRRETGIELQLDERGTIDATNALNPGNYQHDLAWLATDRFFELKLKQLGYTGDRPISSRFMFTPLAVGVTPRVAQLLRTSTADQHLSWADLADRSASGVVRFGMADPQHAASGLSALIGVATAAAGTGGALREEDITCDRLRGFFAGRTLTAETSRRLADDYTARPDTADALINYESVLLSMNAKLAEPLEILYPRDGIVLADYPLLLLDPAKRDSFQRVSDWFRTEPVQRRIMEQTLRRPLSAEVPRDPRFADFGTNTLYFPERKETVDRLAAAYADPRSRDPAHLIFVLDFSASMRGQRIADLRATFAGFSGADTSPEGKFLRFYQGERLTILRFGGRVLDEREFTITGQADLDALRDHIAAEPGEQTTGVWSALDAAYDKAATLTRDHPEQPVTIMLMTDGENNTGLGLPEFLREHQAQPPAAKAVHTYTIRFGEADPAELGQAASATGGRMVDANATSLSQAFKEIRGCR
- a CDS encoding PLP-dependent aminotransferase family protein, with product MANDSTERIMRGLRAWITQAPPGARVPSNRALVAEYGASPITVQKAMRALGAQGLIESRPGVGTFVRAVRTARPLDFGWQTAALRAPRAPIPALSTPLRSMSPDAIGLHAGFPDRALLPERLVRSAFTRAARGDTALTRPATAGLAELRAWFATELAEATPAGLTPPTARDVVVLPGSQSGLSSIFRALVGFGQPLLLESPTYWGAILAAAQAGAHVVPVPSGPAGPDPDELARAFDETGARVFYGQPNYANPTGAQWEADRGERILEVVRARGAFLVEDDWAHDFGIETTARPLAALDDNGHVVYLRSLTKSVSPAVRVAAVIARGPARDRILADRGAESMYVSGTLQAAALDVVTQPGWRTHLRALRQQLKARRDLLVASLAEHVPQAHLESVPRGGLHLWARLPDETDLDQLTRDCEADGVLIAPGNEWFPAEPSGPYIRLNFSGPDPDRFPDGARVIGRALSGRSPAPTS